One genomic window of Elaeis guineensis isolate ETL-2024a chromosome 2, EG11, whole genome shotgun sequence includes the following:
- the LOC105047411 gene encoding uncharacterized acetyltransferase At3g50280, translated as MANEQATSTKIHYISSCVVRPSSHNKEAETKLAWRQRLIHLTPWELRLLSVDYIQKGILLPKPPTPVIPRLISSLSLVLDHFYPLAGRLATINHDTTPPSLSVAIECNDEGAQLIHAAATDITTADILTPRFIPGIIKSFFPLNGAINHDGHSLPLLAVQVTELVDGVFVGCALNHVVADGTSFWHFLNSWSEISRTGVPQISRPPILNRWFHESCSPPIHLPVYKREDFIKIYPSSQLSEAFFRFPAQTIAKLKLRANMEMSTDRISSLQALLAFVWRSVLRAQKLPPSEKTTYRIAVNYRPRLDPPLPGGYFGNTVMGVPTTASAGEVLDRGLGWAASLLNQMVGSQSNNMIRNWLESWTRNPIFLYFKETRVGTVVTGSSPRFDVYGNDFGWGRPIAVRSGGSNKVDGTISVFPGSEEGSMALDVCLSSQAMSVLLEDKEFMENVM; from the coding sequence ATGGCAAACGAGCAAGCGACTTCCACCAAGATCCACTACATTTCAAGTTGTGTGGTGCGACCATCATCCCACAACAAAGAAGCAGAAACAAAGCTAGCGTGGCGGCAACGGCTAATCCATCTCACTCCTTGGGAACTCAGGTTGCTCTCCGTAGATTACATCCAGAAGGGCATTCTCCTTCCCAAACCCCCCACCCCCGTCATTCCCCGCCTCATATCCTCCCTCTCGCTCGTCCTCGATCACTTCTATCCCCTCGCCGGCCGTCTCGCCACCATCAATCACGACACCACGCCGCCATCTCTCTCGGTCGCCATCGAATGCAACGACGAAGGAGCTCAACTCATCCATGCCGCCGCCACGGACATAACCACGGCCGACATCTTGACCCCTCGCTTTATCCCCGGCATCATCAAATCCTTCTTCCCTCTCAATGGAGCCATCAACCACGACGGCCACTCCCTCCCACTTCTCGCCGTCCAGGTCACAGAATTGGTCGATGGCGTCTTCGTCGGCTGCGCTCTCAACCATGTGGTCGCCGACGGCACCTCCTTCTGGCACTTCCTCAACTCGTGGTCGGAGATCTCCCGAACCGGCGTCCCACAGATCTCTCGGCCGCCCATCCTCAATCGCTGGTTCCACGAATCATGCTCGCCTCCCATCCATCTACCTGTTTATAAACGCGAAGACTTCATCAAGATATATCCATCATCACAGCTCAGTGAAGCTTTCTTCCGTTTCCCAGCACAAACTATTGCGAAGCTCAAGCTCAGAGCCAACATGGAGATGAGCACGGATCGCATATCTTCACTCCAAGCACTGCTAGCTTTTGTATGGCGATCCGTGCTTCGCGCTCAAAAGCTTCCACCTAGCGAGAAAACTACCTATCGCATAGCAGTAAACTATCGACCGAGGTTAGACCCACCATTACCGGGGGGATATTTTGGTAACACTGTTATGGGGGTTCCAACGACAGCTTCTGCAGGAGAGGTGTTGGACCGGGGTTTGGGATGGGCGGCATCGTTATTGAACCAGATGGTGGGCTCTCAGAGTAATAACATGATTCGGAATTGGCTGGAATCATGGACACGGAATCCCATCTTTCTATATTTTAAGGAAACGAGGGTTGGTACTGTAGTCACAGGCAGCTCGCCGAGGTTTGATGTCTATGGGAATGATTTTGGATGGGGGAGACCCATTGCCGTCCGAAGTGGTGGTTCAAACAAGGTGGATGGAACCATATCTGTCTTTCCAGGGAGTGAAGAAGGAAGCATGGCTTTAGATGTGTGCCTTTCATCCCAAGCAATGAGTGTGTTGCTAGAGGACAAAGAGTTCATGGAAAATGTTATGTAA
- the LOC105049296 gene encoding uncharacterized acetyltransferase At3g50280: MANEQATSTKIHYISSCVVRPSSHNKEAETELAWRQRLIHLTPWDLRLLSVDYIQKGILLPKPPTPVIPRLISSLSLVLDHFYPLAGRLATINHDTTPPSLSVAIECNDEGAQLIHAAATDITTADILTPRFIPSIIKSFFPLNGAINHDGHSLPLLAVQVTELADGVFVGCALNHVVADGTSFWHFLNSWSEISRTGVPQISRPPMLDRWFQESCSPPIHLPVYKREDFIKVCPSSHLSEAFFHFSAQTIAKLKLRANMEMSTDRISSLQALLAFVWRSVLRAQRLPPNEKTSYRVTVNYRPRLDPPLPEEYFGSTAMGVPTSTASAGAVLDRGLGWAASLLNQMVASQTNDMIRNWLESWTRNPTFLCVKEAKVGTVVTGSSPRFDVYGNDFGWGRPIAVRSGAANKLNGKISVFPGSEEGSTALDVCLSSQAMRLLLQDKEFMENVM; the protein is encoded by the coding sequence ATGGCAAACGAGCAAGCGACTTCCACCAAGATTCACTACATTTCAAGTTGTGTGGTTCGACCATCATCCCACAACAAAGAAGCAGAAACAGAGCTAGCGTGGCGGCAACGGCTAATCCATCTCACTCCTTGGGATCTCAGGTTGCTCTCCGTAGATTACATCCAGAAGGGCATTCTCCTTCCCAAACCCCCCACCCCCGTCATTCCCCGCCTCATATCCTCCCTCTCGCTCGTCCTCGATCACTTCTATCCCCTCGCCGGCCGTCTCGCCACCATCAATCACGACACCACGCCGCCATCTCTCTCGGTCGCCATCGAATGCAACGACGAAGGAGCTCAACTCATCCATGCCGCCGCCACGGACATAACCACGGCCGACATCTTGACCCCTCGCTTTATCCCCAGCATCATCAAATCCTTCTTCCCTCTCAATGGAGCCATCAACCACGACGGCCACTCCCTCCCACTTCTCGCCGTCCAGGTCACAGAATTGGCCGATGGCGTCTTCGTCGGCTGCGCTCTCAACCATGTGGTCGCCGACGGCACCTCCTTCTGGCACTTCCTCAACTCGTGGTCGGAGATCTCCCGAACCGGCGTCCCACAGATCTCTCGGCCACCCATGCTCGATCGCTGGTTCCAGGAATCATGCTCGCCTCCCATCCATCTACCTGTTTATAAACGTGAAGACTTCATTAAGGTATGTCCATCATCTCATCTCAGTGAAGCTTTCTTCCATTTCTCTGCACAAACTATTGCAAAGCTCAAGCTCAGAGCCAACATGGAGATGAGCACGGATCGCATATCTTCACTCCAAGCACTGCTAGCTTTTGTATGGCGATCGGTGCTTCGTGCTCAAAGGCTTCCACCTAATGAGAAGACTAGCTATCGCGTCACAGTAAACTATCGACCGAGATTAGACCCACCATTGCCGGAGGAATATTTTGGTAGCACTGCTATGGGGGTTCCAACGTCGACAGCTTCTGCAGGGGCGGTGTTGGACCGGGGCTTGGGATGGGCGGCGTCGTTATTGAACCAGATGGTGGCCTCCCAGACTAATGACATGATTCGGAATTGGCTGGAATCATGGACTCGGAATCCCACCTTTCTATGTGTTAAGGAAGCGAAGGTTGGTACCGTTGTCACAGGTAGCTCGCCGAGGTTTGATGTCTATGGGAATGACTTTGGATGGGGGAGACCGATTGCAGTCCGAAGTGGTGCGGCCAACAAGTTGAATGGAAAGATATCCGTCTTTCCAGGAAGTGAAGAAGGGAGCACGGCTTTGGATGTGTGCCTTTCATCCCAAGCAATGAGATTGTTGCTACAGGACAAGGAGTTCATGGAAAATGTTATGTAA